One segment of Hippopotamus amphibius kiboko isolate mHipAmp2 chromosome 2, mHipAmp2.hap2, whole genome shotgun sequence DNA contains the following:
- the PIERCE2 gene encoding piercer of microtubule wall 2 protein, which produces MTECDWDKKSTSASNSDTEMKPEQLPPCVNPGNPVFSCMLDPKTLNTATSLSKPKMIMYKTNSSNYGEFLPLPQFFPCYYSPKDQVFSSHIRATGFYQNNTLNTAPDRTRTLDFPNFQHTL; this is translated from the exons ATGACCGAGTGCGACTGG GATAAGAAAAGTACTTCAGCTTCAAATTCAGACACAGAAATGAAACCTGAACAACTGCCTCCTTGTGTGAACCCTGGCAATCCTGTGTTTTCATGTATGTTGGACCCAAAGACACTCAATACAGCTACCTCACTATCAAAACCTAAGATGATTATGTATAAAACCAATTCAAGTAATTATGGTGAATTTTTACCTTTGCCACAGTTTTTCCCCTGCTATTATTCTCCAAAGGACCAAGTATTTTCAAGCCATATCAGAGCTACTGGATTTTATCAAAATAACACTCTAAATACTGCACCTGACAGAACAAGAACCCTTGATTTTCCTAATTTTCAACACACTCTATGA